One Pseudomonas tolaasii NCPPB 2192 genomic window carries:
- the rnr gene encoding ribonuclease R, with protein sequence MADWQSLDPEAAREAEKYENPIPSRELILAHLADRGSPASREQLVEEFGLTTEDQLEALRRRLRAMERDAQLIYTRRGTYAPVDKLDLILGRIAGHRDGFGFLIPDDGSDDLFMSPAQMRLVFDGDRALARVSGLDRRGRREGVIVEVVSRGHETIVGRYFEEGGIGFVVPDNPKVQQEVLITPGRNANAKIGQFVEVKITHWPTPRFQPQGDVIEVVGNYMAPGMEIDVALRTYDIPHVWPEAVVKEARKLKPEVEEKDKEKRIDLRHLPFVTIDGEDARDFDDAVYCEAKPGKLRLFSGGWKLYVAIADVSSYVKIGSALDAEAQVRGNSVYFPERVIPMLPEELSNGLCSLNPKVDRLAMVCEMTISKTGEMTDYQFYEAVIHSQARLTYNKVSTILEQPKTSEAKALRGEYAGVVPHLKQLYALYKVLLGARHTRGAIDFETQETRIVFGSERKIAAITPTTRNDAHKLIEECMLAANVATAEFLKKHEIPALYRVHDGPPPERLEKLRAFLGELGLSLHKGKDGPTPKDYQALLASIKDRPDYHVIQTVMLRSLSQAVYSADNQGHFGLNYEAYTHFTSPIRRYPDLLTHRAIRSVIHSKQNTPHVKRAGAMTIPKARIYPYDEAALEQLGEQCSMSERRADEATRDVVNWLKCEFMKDRVGESFPGVITAVTGFGLFVELTDIYVEGLVHVTALPGDYYHFDPVHHRLAGERTGRSFRLGDTVEVQVMRVDLDERKIDFGMSDKPAESPGNRKNRDSKTSTPAAKGKDTPAKAAATEPAPAKPARRSSAKDKAPEAYRPSDAAAKNAEVRKSRELKQQLLNEAKSGGKAASGGKSRGAENPSSKPSKHRKGPPKAGSAPAKSGGSRKPKAKS encoded by the coding sequence ATGGCCGATTGGCAGTCCCTCGATCCCGAGGCCGCTCGTGAAGCGGAAAAATATGAAAACCCTATTCCTAGCCGCGAACTGATCCTGGCGCATCTCGCCGATCGGGGTTCGCCTGCTAGCCGCGAGCAGCTGGTTGAAGAATTCGGTCTGACCACCGAAGACCAACTCGAAGCGCTGCGCCGCCGCCTGCGCGCCATGGAGCGCGACGCACAACTGATCTACACCCGCCGTGGCACTTACGCGCCTGTGGACAAACTCGACCTGATCCTGGGCCGCATCGCCGGCCACCGTGACGGCTTCGGCTTCCTGATCCCGGACGATGGCAGCGATGACCTGTTCATGAGCCCGGCGCAAATGCGCCTGGTGTTCGATGGCGACCGTGCCCTGGCGCGCGTTTCCGGCCTGGACCGTCGTGGTCGCCGTGAAGGCGTGATCGTTGAAGTGGTGTCCCGTGGTCACGAGACCATCGTCGGTCGTTATTTCGAAGAAGGTGGCATCGGTTTTGTCGTGCCGGACAACCCCAAGGTTCAGCAGGAAGTGCTGATCACCCCGGGCCGCAACGCCAATGCCAAGATCGGCCAGTTCGTCGAGGTGAAAATCACCCACTGGCCGACCCCGCGCTTCCAGCCGCAGGGTGATGTGATCGAAGTGGTCGGCAACTACATGGCGCCGGGCATGGAAATCGATGTGGCGCTGCGCACCTACGATATCCCGCACGTTTGGCCTGAAGCTGTCGTCAAAGAAGCACGCAAGCTCAAGCCTGAAGTGGAAGAGAAGGACAAAGAGAAGCGCATCGATCTGCGCCATCTGCCGTTCGTCACCATCGACGGTGAAGACGCCCGCGACTTCGACGACGCCGTTTACTGCGAAGCCAAGCCGGGCAAGCTGCGCCTGTTCTCCGGTGGCTGGAAACTGTACGTGGCGATTGCCGACGTCTCCAGCTACGTGAAGATCGGCTCGGCCCTCGATGCCGAGGCCCAGGTGCGCGGCAACTCGGTGTACTTCCCCGAGCGCGTGATTCCGATGCTGCCGGAAGAACTGTCCAACGGCCTGTGCTCGCTGAACCCGAAAGTCGACCGTTTGGCCATGGTGTGCGAGATGACCATCTCGAAAACCGGCGAAATGACCGATTACCAGTTCTACGAGGCGGTGATCCATTCCCAGGCACGCCTGACCTACAACAAGGTCAGCACCATCCTGGAACAGCCGAAAACCAGCGAAGCCAAGGCCTTGCGTGGTGAATACGCTGGCGTGGTTCCTCACCTCAAACAGCTGTATGCGCTGTACAAAGTGTTGCTGGGCGCTCGTCACACCCGTGGCGCGATCGATTTTGAAACCCAGGAAACCCGAATTGTCTTCGGTTCCGAGCGCAAAATTGCCGCGATCACCCCGACTACCCGAAATGACGCGCACAAGCTGATCGAGGAATGCATGCTGGCGGCCAACGTGGCCACCGCTGAATTCCTGAAAAAGCACGAAATTCCTGCGTTGTACCGCGTGCACGACGGCCCGCCGCCGGAGCGCCTGGAAAAACTGCGCGCGTTCCTTGGCGAGCTCGGCCTGTCCCTGCACAAAGGCAAGGATGGCCCGACGCCGAAGGATTACCAGGCCCTGCTGGCCAGCATCAAGGACCGTCCGGATTACCACGTAATCCAGACCGTGATGCTGCGTTCCTTGAGCCAGGCGGTGTACAGCGCCGACAATCAGGGCCACTTCGGCCTGAATTACGAGGCGTATACCCACTTCACCTCGCCGATTCGCCGTTACCCGGACTTGCTCACGCACCGCGCCATCCGCAGCGTGATCCATTCCAAGCAAAACACCCCGCACGTCAAGCGCGCCGGCGCCATGACCATTCCGAAGGCGCGAATCTATCCGTACGACGAAGCGGCGCTGGAACAACTGGGCGAGCAGTGCTCCATGAGCGAGCGCCGCGCCGACGAAGCCACCCGCGACGTGGTGAACTGGCTCAAGTGCGAGTTCATGAAGGATCGCGTGGGCGAGTCGTTCCCGGGCGTGATCACGGCCGTGACCGGTTTTGGCCTGTTTGTGGAGTTGACTGATATCTACGTGGAAGGCCTGGTGCACGTCACTGCCTTGCCGGGTGACTACTACCACTTCGACCCTGTGCATCACCGCCTGGCGGGCGAGCGCACCGGTCGCAGCTTCCGTTTGGGCGACACCGTGGAAGTGCAGGTCATGCGCGTCGACCTCGACGAGCGCAAGATCGACTTCGGCATGTCCGACAAGCCGGCTGAATCGCCTGGTAACCGTAAAAACCGCGACAGCAAAACCTCGACGCCGGCCGCCAAAGGCAAAGACACTCCTGCGAAAGCAGCCGCCACCGAGCCTGCGCCAGCCAAGCCGGCTCGCCGTTCTTCTGCCAAGGACAAGGCCCCCGAAGCCTACCGCCCAAGCGACGCGGCGGCGAAAAACGCCGAAGTGCGCAAGAGCCGTGAGTTGAAGCAGCAGTTGCTCAACGAAGCCAAAAGCGGTGGTAAAGCGGCGTCTGGGGGAAAGTCTCGCGGGGCGGAAAATCCGTCGAGCAAGCCAAGCAAACATCGTAAAGGCCCGCCAAAAGCGGGTTCGGCTCCCGCGAAAAGCGGCGGGTCGCGCAAACCTAAGGCCAAGTCATGA
- the rlmB gene encoding 23S rRNA (guanosine(2251)-2'-O)-methyltransferase RlmB, whose protein sequence is MSLEKIYGVHAVEALLRHHPKRVKQVWLAEGRSEPRVQALVELATQNKVALGQAERREMDVWVEGVHQGVVADVSPSQVWGEAMLDELLDRTEGAPLLLVLDGVTDPHNLGACLRSADAAGALAVIVPKDKSATLTPVVRKVACGAAEVIPLVAVTNLARTLEKLQQRGLWVVGTAGEAEVSIYDQDLTGPTILIMGAEGKGMRRLTREHCDYLVHLPMAGSVSSLNVSVATGVCLFEAQRQRGAKAKTRK, encoded by the coding sequence ATGAGTCTGGAAAAAATCTACGGCGTGCACGCTGTAGAAGCATTGCTGCGTCACCACCCGAAACGCGTCAAGCAGGTTTGGCTGGCGGAAGGTCGCAGCGAACCGCGCGTTCAAGCGCTGGTTGAGCTGGCCACGCAGAACAAGGTCGCCCTCGGCCAGGCCGAGCGTCGTGAAATGGATGTGTGGGTTGAAGGCGTTCACCAGGGCGTGGTGGCGGACGTAAGCCCGAGCCAGGTCTGGGGCGAGGCCATGCTCGACGAACTGCTCGACCGCACCGAAGGCGCGCCGCTGTTGTTGGTGCTGGACGGCGTGACCGACCCGCACAACCTTGGCGCCTGCCTGCGTTCGGCGGATGCTGCCGGCGCGCTGGCGGTGATCGTGCCCAAAGACAAGTCGGCCACGCTGACGCCCGTCGTGCGTAAAGTGGCCTGTGGCGCGGCGGAAGTCATTCCACTGGTGGCGGTGACCAACCTGGCGCGTACCCTGGAAAAACTCCAGCAGCGCGGCCTTTGGGTCGTGGGCACGGCGGGCGAGGCCGAGGTCAGCATTTATGACCAGGACCTTACCGGCCCGACCATCCTGATCATGGGCGCCGAAGGCAAAGGCATGCGTCGCCTGACCCGCGAGCATTGTGATTACCTGGTGCACCTGCCGATGGCCGGTAGTGTCAGCAGTTTGAACGTGTCGGTCGCCACCGGCGTGTGCCTGTTTGAAGCGCAGCGCCAGCGTGGCGCGAAGGCCAAGACCAGGAAGTAA
- the rpsF gene encoding 30S ribosomal protein S6 translates to MRHYEIIFLVHPDQSEQVGGMVERYTKLIEEDGGKIHRLEDWGRRQLAYAINNVHKAHYVMLNVECTGKALAELEDNFRYNDAVIRNLVIRREEAVTGQSEMLKAEENRSERRERRDRPEHEGADSVDSDDSDNSDNADE, encoded by the coding sequence ATGCGTCATTACGAAATCATCTTTTTGGTCCACCCGGATCAAAGCGAGCAAGTCGGCGGCATGGTTGAGCGTTACACCAAGCTGATCGAAGAAGACGGCGGCAAAATCCACCGTCTGGAAGATTGGGGCCGTCGTCAACTGGCCTACGCAATCAACAATGTTCACAAGGCTCACTACGTGATGCTGAACGTTGAGTGCACTGGCAAGGCCCTGGCCGAGCTGGAAGACAACTTCCGCTACAACGATGCTGTGATCCGTAACCTGGTCATCCGTCGCGAAGAAGCCGTTACCGGCCAATCCGAGATGCTCAAGGCTGAAGAAAACCGCAGTGAGCGCCGTGAGCGTCGCGACCGTCCTGAGCACGAAGGCGCTGATAGCGTTGATAGTGATGACAGCGACAACAGCGATAACGCTGACGAGTAA
- the rpsR gene encoding 30S ribosomal protein S18, with product MARFFRRRKFCRFTAEDVKEIDYKDLNTLKAYVSETGKIVPSRITGTKARYQRQLATAIKRARFLALLAYTDSHGR from the coding sequence ATGGCACGTTTCTTCCGTCGTCGTAAATTCTGCCGCTTCACCGCTGAAGACGTGAAAGAGATCGATTACAAAGATCTCAACACTCTGAAAGCCTACGTATCCGAGACCGGCAAAATCGTTCCAAGCCGTATCACCGGTACCAAAGCACGTTATCAGCGTCAGCTGGCCACCGCTATCAAGCGCGCCCGCTTCCTGGCCCTGCTGGCCTACACCGACAGCCACGGCCGCTGA
- the rplI gene encoding 50S ribosomal protein L9, which produces MQLILLEKVANLGNLGDKVNVKAGYGRNYLLPYGKATAATAANLAAFEERRAELEKAAADKKASAETRAAQLAELEVTITATAGDEGKLFGSIGTHDIADALTASGVEVQKSEVRLPNGTIRNVGEFDVAVHLHAEVEATVRVVVVAA; this is translated from the coding sequence ATGCAACTGATCCTTCTGGAAAAAGTCGCCAACCTGGGCAACCTGGGCGACAAAGTGAACGTTAAGGCCGGTTACGGTCGTAACTACCTGCTGCCATACGGCAAAGCCACCGCTGCAACCGCTGCCAACCTGGCTGCGTTTGAAGAGCGTCGCGCTGAGCTGGAAAAAGCCGCAGCAGACAAAAAAGCGTCGGCCGAAACTCGCGCTGCCCAACTGGCTGAGCTGGAAGTGACTATCACTGCCACCGCCGGTGACGAAGGCAAGCTGTTCGGTTCGATCGGCACCCACGACATCGCTGATGCACTGACCGCCTCCGGCGTTGAAGTGCAGAAGAGCGAAGTTCGTCTGCCGAACGGCACCATCCGCAACGTAGGCGAATTCGACGTAGCCGTGCACCTGCACGCCGAAGTTGAAGCCACCGTACGCGTTGTCGTGGTAGCAGCTTAA
- the dnaB gene encoding replicative DNA helicase, producing the protein MNDISAPEQYDLQTAALKVPPHSIEAEQAVLGGLMLDNNAWERVLDQVSDGDFYRHDHRLIFRAIAKLADQNSPIDVVTLAEQLDKEGQTSQVGGLGYLGELAKNTPSVANIKAYAQIVRQRATLRQLIGISTEIADSAFNPEGRTAEEILDEAERQIFQIAEARPKTGGPVGVNELLTKAIDRIDTLFNTDAAITGISTGYTDLDEKTSGLQPADLIIVAGRPSMGKTTFAMNLVENAVLRSDKAVLVYSLEMPGESLIMRMLSSLGRIDQTKVRSGQLEDDDWPRLTSAVNLLNDRKLFIDDTAGISPSEMRARTRRLVREHGDIALIMIDYLQLMQIPGSSGDNRTNEISEISRSLKALAKEFNCPVVALSQLNRSLEQRPNKRPVNSDLRESGAIEQDADVIMFVYRDEVYHPETEHKGIAEIIIGKQRNGPIGFIRLAFIGKYTRFENLAPGSYNFDDDE; encoded by the coding sequence ATGAACGATATTTCAGCTCCCGAGCAATACGATCTGCAAACCGCTGCCCTGAAGGTGCCGCCGCATTCCATCGAGGCCGAACAGGCCGTGCTCGGTGGTTTGATGCTGGACAACAACGCCTGGGAACGTGTGCTGGATCAAGTCTCGGACGGTGATTTCTATCGCCATGACCACCGTCTGATCTTCCGCGCCATCGCCAAGCTGGCCGACCAGAACTCGCCGATCGACGTGGTGACCCTGGCCGAGCAACTGGACAAGGAAGGCCAGACCTCCCAGGTCGGCGGCCTCGGCTACCTGGGTGAACTGGCGAAAAACACGCCGTCCGTCGCCAACATCAAGGCCTATGCCCAGATCGTCCGCCAGCGGGCCACGCTGCGCCAACTGATCGGCATCAGCACCGAGATCGCCGACAGTGCCTTCAACCCCGAGGGCCGCACCGCCGAAGAAATCCTCGACGAAGCCGAGCGCCAGATCTTCCAGATCGCCGAAGCCCGCCCGAAAACCGGCGGCCCGGTGGGTGTCAACGAGCTGTTGACCAAGGCCATCGATCGCATCGACACGCTGTTCAACACCGATGCGGCCATCACCGGTATTTCCACCGGCTACACCGACCTCGACGAGAAAACCAGTGGCCTGCAACCGGCCGACTTGATCATCGTCGCCGGCCGTCCATCCATGGGTAAAACCACGTTTGCGATGAACCTGGTGGAAAACGCCGTGTTGCGCAGCGACAAGGCCGTGTTGGTGTACTCCCTGGAGATGCCAGGTGAATCGCTGATCATGCGGATGCTGTCGTCCCTGGGCCGTATCGACCAGACCAAGGTACGTTCCGGCCAACTGGAAGATGACGACTGGCCGCGCCTGACCTCGGCGGTCAACCTGCTCAACGACCGCAAGCTGTTCATTGATGACACGGCGGGCATCAGCCCTTCCGAGATGCGTGCGCGCACCCGTCGCCTGGTGCGCGAGCATGGGGACATCGCGCTGATCATGATCGACTACCTGCAGTTGATGCAGATCCCGGGCTCCAGTGGCGACAACCGCACCAACGAGATTTCCGAGATTTCCCGGTCCCTCAAGGCCCTGGCCAAGGAATTCAACTGCCCGGTGGTGGCATTGTCCCAGCTCAACCGTTCCCTGGAACAACGTCCCAACAAGCGTCCGGTGAACTCCGACTTGCGGGAATCGGGTGCGATCGAGCAGGACGCCGACGTGATCATGTTTGTGTACCGCGACGAGGTGTATCACCCCGAGACCGAACACAAAGGCATTGCCGAGATCATCATCGGCAAGCAGCGGAACGGCCCGATCGGCTTTATCCGCCTGGCGTTCATCGGCAAGTACACCCGCTTCGAGAACCTCGCGCCGGGCAGCTATAACTTCGACGACGACGAGTAG
- a CDS encoding YgiQ family radical SAM protein, with product MQTAKPLFDYPKYWAECFGPAPFLPMSREEMDQLGWDSCDIIIVTGDAYVDHPSFGMAIIGRLLESQGFRVGIIAQPNWQSKDDFMKLGEPNLFFGVAAGNMDSMINRYTADKKIRSDDAYTPGGMAGKRPDRASLVYSQRCKEAYKNVPIVLGGIEASLRRIAHYDYWQDRVRNSILIDATADILLYGNAERAIVEVAQRLSWGHKIEDITDVRGTAFIRRDTPVGWYEVDSTRIDRPGKIDKIINPYVNTQDTQACAIEQEKGPVEDPEEPKVVQILASPKMTRDKTVIRLPSVEKVRNDAVLYAHANRVLHLETNPGNARALVQKHGEVDVWFNPPPIPMTTEEMDYVFGMPYARIPHPAYGKEKIPAYDMIRFSVNIMRGCFGGCTFCSITEHEGRIIQNRSEESIIREIEEIRDKVPGFTGVISDLGGPTANMYRIACKSPEIESACRKPSCVFPGICPNLNTDHSSLIQLYRSARALPGVKKILIASGLRYDLAVESPEYVKELVTHHVGGYLKIAPEHTEEGPLNQMMKPGIGSYDKFKRMFEKYTKEAGKEQYLIPYFIAAHPGTTDEDMMNLALWLKRNDFRADQVQAFYPSPMATATAMYHSGKNPLRKVTYKSDAVTIVKSEEQRRLHKAFLRYHDPKGWPMLREALTRMGRADLIGPGKEQLIPLHQPSTDSYQSARRKNSTPAGSHKVAKETTRILTQHTGLPPRGSDGSNPWDKREQAKAAAQARNKQAAKERSDAAKGKGGKPARKPVVPR from the coding sequence ATGCAAACAGCCAAGCCGTTATTTGACTATCCCAAGTACTGGGCCGAATGTTTCGGTCCAGCGCCATTCCTGCCCATGAGCAGGGAGGAGATGGATCAGCTTGGCTGGGATTCCTGCGACATCATCATCGTCACCGGTGATGCCTACGTTGACCATCCATCGTTCGGCATGGCGATCATCGGCCGGCTGCTGGAGTCCCAGGGCTTTCGCGTCGGGATCATCGCCCAGCCGAACTGGCAGTCCAAAGACGATTTCATGAAGCTCGGCGAGCCGAACCTGTTCTTCGGCGTCGCGGCCGGCAACATGGACTCGATGATCAACCGCTACACCGCCGACAAGAAAATCCGTTCCGACGACGCCTACACCCCTGGCGGCATGGCCGGCAAACGCCCGGACCGCGCGAGCCTGGTGTACAGCCAGCGTTGCAAGGAAGCCTACAAGAACGTGCCGATCGTGCTCGGCGGCATCGAAGCCTCCCTGCGCCGTATCGCCCACTATGACTACTGGCAGGACCGTGTGCGCAACTCGATCCTGATCGACGCTACCGCCGACATCCTGTTGTACGGCAACGCCGAGCGCGCGATTGTCGAGGTTGCCCAGCGCCTGTCGTGGGGCCACAAGATCGAAGACATCACCGACGTGCGCGGCACCGCGTTCATTCGCCGTGACACGCCGGTGGGCTGGTACGAAGTGGACTCCACGCGTATCGACCGTCCGGGCAAGATCGACAAGATCATCAACCCGTACGTGAACACCCAGGACACCCAGGCCTGCGCCATCGAGCAGGAAAAGGGTCCGGTTGAAGACCCGGAAGAGCCCAAGGTCGTGCAGATCCTGGCCAGCCCGAAGATGACCCGCGACAAAACCGTGATTCGCCTGCCATCGGTGGAAAAAGTACGCAATGACGCGGTGCTATACGCCCACGCCAACCGCGTGTTGCACCTGGAAACCAACCCCGGCAACGCCCGCGCCCTGGTGCAGAAGCACGGCGAAGTGGACGTGTGGTTCAACCCGCCGCCCATTCCGATGACCACCGAAGAAATGGACTACGTGTTCGGCATGCCTTACGCACGTATTCCGCATCCGGCTTACGGCAAGGAAAAGATTCCGGCCTACGACATGATCCGTTTCTCGGTGAACATCATGCGTGGTTGCTTTGGCGGCTGCACCTTCTGCTCGATCACCGAGCACGAAGGTCGCATCATCCAGAACCGTTCCGAAGAGTCGATCATTCGCGAAATCGAAGAGATCCGCGACAAGGTCCCGGGCTTCACCGGCGTGATCTCCGACCTCGGCGGCCCGACCGCTAACATGTACCGCATCGCCTGCAAGAGCCCGGAAATCGAATCCGCGTGCCGCAAGCCATCGTGCGTGTTCCCCGGCATCTGCCCGAACCTGAACACTGACCACTCGTCGTTGATCCAGCTGTACCGCAGCGCTCGTGCGTTGCCGGGTGTGAAGAAGATTCTGATCGCCTCCGGCCTGCGCTACGACCTCGCCGTGGAGTCGCCGGAGTACGTGAAAGAGCTGGTGACCCATCACGTCGGTGGCTACCTGAAGATCGCTCCGGAACACACCGAAGAAGGTCCGCTCAACCAGATGATGAAACCGGGCATCGGCAGCTATGACAAGTTCAAGCGCATGTTCGAGAAGTACACCAAGGAAGCGGGCAAGGAGCAGTACCTGATCCCGTACTTCATCGCCGCCCACCCCGGCACCACCGATGAAGACATGATGAACCTGGCCCTGTGGCTCAAGCGCAATGACTTCCGCGCCGACCAGGTACAGGCGTTCTACCCGTCGCCGATGGCCACCGCCACCGCGATGTACCACTCGGGCAAGAACCCGCTGCGCAAGGTCACCTACAAGAGCGACGCGGTGACTATCGTCAAGAGCGAAGAGCAGCGCCGCCTGCACAAGGCGTTCCTGCGTTACCACGACCCGAAAGGCTGGCCAATGCTGCGTGAAGCGCTGACCCGCATGGGCCGCGCCGACCTGATCGGGCCGGGCAAGGAGCAGTTGATTCCGCTGCACCAGCCAAGCACCGACAGCTACCAGAGCGCCCGTCGCAAAAACTCGACGCCGGCCGGCAGCCACAAGGTTGCCAAGGAAACCACGCGGATCCTCACCCAGCACACCGGCTTGCCACCGCGCGGCAGTGACGGCAGCAACCCGTGGGACAAGCGTGAGCAAGCCAAGGCCGCGGCCCAGGCCCGCAACAAGCAGGCCGCCAAGGAACGCAGCGATGCGGCCAAGGGCAAGGGCGGCAAGCCTGCGCGCAAGCCGGTGGTGCCGCGTTGA